In one Lolium rigidum isolate FL_2022 chromosome 3, APGP_CSIRO_Lrig_0.1, whole genome shotgun sequence genomic region, the following are encoded:
- the LOC124697322 gene encoding uncharacterized protein LOC124697322 has protein sequence MLLVSQAANGSLSARRLPSKPPASHRGANPYPLFANPRIARRRLALSGADAPRRASAQPRAAAGEGPSGSAAAEDPVLVGVNDDRVPLEGVIQVEKPGGADAQAKLVSYAKVGLLAGGDLLCLLVFSAIGRLSHGLPALDAETFKTADPFIAGWLLSAYFLGGFGDEAKGSNGVGNAVTVAAKSWAVGIPLGIAIRSLASGHIPQTPFILVAMGSTGVLLTAWRALASQVLSTGQQKKDDVYKKGNPFELFEVRISFNNYHSTGDFMQIFA, from the exons ATGCTTCTGGTGAGCCAGGCCGCGAACGGCTCCCTCTCCGCGCGGCGGCTGCCCTCCAAGCCGCCCGCCAGCCACCGGGGCGCCAACCCCTACCCACTCTTCGCCAACCCCCgcatcgcgcgccgccgcctcgcgctcTCCGGCGCCGACGCGCCCCGCCGCGCCTCGGCGCAGCCCCGCGCGGCCGCGGGCGAGGGgccctccggctccgccgccgccgaggacccGGTCCTCGTCGGCGTCAACGACGACCGCGTGCCCCTCGAGGGCGTCATCCAGGTCGAGAAGCCCGGCGGCGCCGACGCGCAGGCCAAGCTCGTCTCCTACGC GAAGGTGGGGCTTCTGGCCGGAGGGGACCTGCTTTGCCTCCTGGTCTTCTCCGCGATTGGAAGGTTGAGCCATGGCCTGCCCGCCCTTGACGCCGAGACGTTCAAGACGGCCGACCCGTTCATTGCCG GTTGGTTGCTCAGCGCCTACTTCCTCGGTGGGTTTGGAGATGAGGCCAAAGGAAGCAATGGTGTGGGGAACGCTGTAACTGTTGCAGCGAAATCCTGGGCGGTTGGAATTCCG TTAGGAATTGCCATTCGTTCACTGGCCTCTGGTCATATTCCACAAACTCCTTTTATCTTGGTGGCCATGGGAAGCACTGGGGTCTTGTTAACTGCATGGCGTGCTCTGGCTTCCCAAGTTCTTTCCACTGGACAGCAGAAGAAGGATGATGTCTACAAAAAAGGAAACCCTTTTGAGCTTTTTGAGGTTAGAATTTCTTTTAACAATTACCACAGTACCGGTGATTTCATGCAGATCTTTGCATGA